A genomic window from Gossypium hirsutum isolate 1008001.06 chromosome D10, Gossypium_hirsutum_v2.1, whole genome shotgun sequence includes:
- the LOC107915821 gene encoding amino acid transporter AVT1C isoform X1: MKTSVSDQSFCIESEDDEEVEKLEYNRNEEDEGNEEFYASFSSQRKNSSYATQWPQSYRQSIDLYSSVPSPTIGFLGTPTLSRLGSSFLSSSLTRRFTPESLNAPVKKPLLPPSVDDEIQPHKRSTYSLATPAPSRKPSVRFDEKVQVDHGHGIPLGRQSSYGQAVVNGINVLCGVGILSTPYAAKEGGWLGLIILLTFAVLSFYTGLLLRQCLDSSPELETYPDIGQAAFGSTGRIALSIILYVELYASCVDYIILEGDNLSSLFPNAHISLGGFDLNSRRLFSLMTTLAVLPTVWLRDLSVLSYISAGGVVASFLVVFCLFWVGLVDQVGFQNKGTVLNLSTLPVAVGLYGFCYSGHAVFPNIYTSMAEPRKFSSVLLSCFGICSLLYAGTAVMGYKMFGEATESQFTLNMPKDLVASKIAVWATIVNPFTKYALTLSPVAMSLEELLPPRHLKSHVYPMLIRTALVVSTLLVGLSVPFFGLVLSLIGSLLTMLVTLILPPACYLSILRGKVGCIQATICIIIIAVGAVSSAFGTYSALTKIIQNLSS; encoded by the exons ATGAAGACCTCGGTTTCGGATCAGAGTTTCTGCATCGAGAGCGAAGACGATGAAGAAGTTGAGAAATTAGAGTATAAtagaaatgaagaagatgagggAAATGAAGAATTTTATGCTTCTTTTTCTTCCCAAAGAAAAAACAGTTCTTATGCCACTCAATGGCCTCAAAGTTACAG GCAGTCTATTGATTTGTATAGTAGTGTACCATCCCCGACCATCGGGTTCTTGGGCACTCCTACACTATCAAGACTAGGAAGTTCGTTTCTTTCATCATCGTTAACCCGAAGATTCACACCGGAATCACTTAATGCGCCAGTAAAGAAACCGTTGCTACCACCATCAGTAGATGATGAAATACAGCCGCATAAACGTAGTACGTACTCTTTGGCAACTCCGGCACCGTCGAGGAAACCGTCTGTAAGATTTGATGAGAAAGTACAGGTCGACCATGGTCATGGAATTCCCCTTGGTCGCCAGAGTTCATATGGTCAAGCTGTGGTAAATG gGATTAATGTGCTATGTGGAGTAGGAATCCTTTCTACCCCATATGCTGCCAAGGAAGGAGGATGGTTAGGGctaataatattattaacattTGCAGTGCTTTCTTTTTACACTGGCCTCCTTTTGCGCCAGTGTCTGGATAGCTCACCTGAGCTTGAAACTTACCCTGATATTGGTCAAGCTGCATTTGGTTCCACCGGTAGAATCGCCCTTTCA ATAATTTTGTATGTGGAGTTATAT GCTTCTTGTGTTGACTATATAATTCTAGAGGGTGATAACTTGTCATCTTTATTCCCAAATGCACACATTAGTTTGGGCGGATTCGATTTGAACTCGCGTCGTCTCTTCTCGTTGATGACAACCCTTGCTGTTCTTCCCACTGTTTGGCTCAGAGACCTCAGTGTCCTTAGTTATATCTCTG CTGGTGGAGTTGTTGCATCATTCTTGGTAGTGTTTTGCTTGTTTTGGGTTGGATTGGTAGATCAAGTTGGGTTTCAGAACAAAGGGACAGTATTGAATCTTTCTACACTTCCAGTTGCTGTTGGACTTTATGGTTTCTGCTATTCAGGCCATGCTGTTTTCCCGAATATATATACTTCAATGGCAGAACCAAGAAAATTCTCTTCAGTTCTCTTATCATG TTTCGGAATCTGTTCTTTGTTGTATGCTGGAACAGCAGTTATGGGGTACAAAATGTTTGGAGAAGCAACAGAATCACAGTTTACACTTAACATGCCTAAAGACCTGGTTGCTTCAAAGATTGCTGTGTGGGCTACG ATTGTCAACCCATTTACCAA ATATGCATTAACCTTGTCTCCAGTGGCAATGAGTCTTGAGGAATTATTACCACCACGCCATCTCAAGTCTCACGTGTACCCTATGTTAATTAGAACAGCACTGGTGGTCTCAACCTTGCTTGTAGGTCTCAGCGTTCCCTTCTTCG GCTTGGTATTGTCATTGATAGGATCTTTACTCACAATGCTTGTT ACCTTGATACTTCCTCCTGCTTGTTATTTAAGCATACTGAGGGGTAAAGTAGGCTGTATCCAG gcTACAATCTGTATTATAATTATTGCAGTGGGAGCAGTTTCATCAGCCTTTGGAACTTACTCAGCACTCACCAAGATTATTCAGAATTTGAGTagctga
- the LOC107915821 gene encoding amino acid transporter AVT1C isoform X2, protein MKKMREMKNFMLLFLPKEKTVLMPLNGLKVTDFLFRQSIDLYSSVPSPTIGFLGTPTLSRLGSSFLSSSLTRRFTPESLNAPVKKPLLPPSVDDEIQPHKRSTYSLATPAPSRKPSVRFDEKVQVDHGHGIPLGRQSSYGQAVVNGINVLCGVGILSTPYAAKEGGWLGLIILLTFAVLSFYTGLLLRQCLDSSPELETYPDIGQAAFGSTGRIALSIILYVELYASCVDYIILEGDNLSSLFPNAHISLGGFDLNSRRLFSLMTTLAVLPTVWLRDLSVLSYISAGGVVASFLVVFCLFWVGLVDQVGFQNKGTVLNLSTLPVAVGLYGFCYSGHAVFPNIYTSMAEPRKFSSVLLSCFGICSLLYAGTAVMGYKMFGEATESQFTLNMPKDLVASKIAVWATIVNPFTKYALTLSPVAMSLEELLPPRHLKSHVYPMLIRTALVVSTLLVGLSVPFFGLVLSLIGSLLTMLVTLILPPACYLSILRGKVGCIQATICIIIIAVGAVSSAFGTYSALTKIIQNLSS, encoded by the exons atgaagaagatgagggAAATGAAGAATTTTATGCTTCTTTTTCTTCCCAAAGAAAAAACAGTTCTTATGCCACTCAATGGCCTCAAAGTTACAG ATTTTCTTTTCAGGCAGTCTATTGATTTGTATAGTAGTGTACCATCCCCGACCATCGGGTTCTTGGGCACTCCTACACTATCAAGACTAGGAAGTTCGTTTCTTTCATCATCGTTAACCCGAAGATTCACACCGGAATCACTTAATGCGCCAGTAAAGAAACCGTTGCTACCACCATCAGTAGATGATGAAATACAGCCGCATAAACGTAGTACGTACTCTTTGGCAACTCCGGCACCGTCGAGGAAACCGTCTGTAAGATTTGATGAGAAAGTACAGGTCGACCATGGTCATGGAATTCCCCTTGGTCGCCAGAGTTCATATGGTCAAGCTGTGGTAAATG gGATTAATGTGCTATGTGGAGTAGGAATCCTTTCTACCCCATATGCTGCCAAGGAAGGAGGATGGTTAGGGctaataatattattaacattTGCAGTGCTTTCTTTTTACACTGGCCTCCTTTTGCGCCAGTGTCTGGATAGCTCACCTGAGCTTGAAACTTACCCTGATATTGGTCAAGCTGCATTTGGTTCCACCGGTAGAATCGCCCTTTCA ATAATTTTGTATGTGGAGTTATAT GCTTCTTGTGTTGACTATATAATTCTAGAGGGTGATAACTTGTCATCTTTATTCCCAAATGCACACATTAGTTTGGGCGGATTCGATTTGAACTCGCGTCGTCTCTTCTCGTTGATGACAACCCTTGCTGTTCTTCCCACTGTTTGGCTCAGAGACCTCAGTGTCCTTAGTTATATCTCTG CTGGTGGAGTTGTTGCATCATTCTTGGTAGTGTTTTGCTTGTTTTGGGTTGGATTGGTAGATCAAGTTGGGTTTCAGAACAAAGGGACAGTATTGAATCTTTCTACACTTCCAGTTGCTGTTGGACTTTATGGTTTCTGCTATTCAGGCCATGCTGTTTTCCCGAATATATATACTTCAATGGCAGAACCAAGAAAATTCTCTTCAGTTCTCTTATCATG TTTCGGAATCTGTTCTTTGTTGTATGCTGGAACAGCAGTTATGGGGTACAAAATGTTTGGAGAAGCAACAGAATCACAGTTTACACTTAACATGCCTAAAGACCTGGTTGCTTCAAAGATTGCTGTGTGGGCTACG ATTGTCAACCCATTTACCAA ATATGCATTAACCTTGTCTCCAGTGGCAATGAGTCTTGAGGAATTATTACCACCACGCCATCTCAAGTCTCACGTGTACCCTATGTTAATTAGAACAGCACTGGTGGTCTCAACCTTGCTTGTAGGTCTCAGCGTTCCCTTCTTCG GCTTGGTATTGTCATTGATAGGATCTTTACTCACAATGCTTGTT ACCTTGATACTTCCTCCTGCTTGTTATTTAAGCATACTGAGGGGTAAAGTAGGCTGTATCCAG gcTACAATCTGTATTATAATTATTGCAGTGGGAGCAGTTTCATCAGCCTTTGGAACTTACTCAGCACTCACCAAGATTATTCAGAATTTGAGTagctga
- the LOC107915822 gene encoding serine/threonine-protein kinase PCRK1, which translates to MKCFHFSGNEKNDEPKTTKSISVRSSESVSISTDHDMRRSGSEFNSQNVSDFSTESSTKNSFAALSQRQSNLREFTFLELKAATKNFSRSLMIGEGGFGGVYRGVIRISDDYHKKLDIAVKQLSRRGLQGHKEWVTEVNVLGVVEHQNLVKLVGYCAEDDERGIQRLLIYEYMPNRSVQDHLSSRFQATLPWATRIKIAQDAARGLTYLHEGMDFQIIFRDFKSSNILLDEHWNAKLSDFGLARLGPSDGLSHVSTAVVGTIGYAAPEYIQTGRLTAKSDVWSYGVFLYELITGRRPLDRNRPKAEQKLLEWVRPHLSDMKKFRLILDPRLEGKYSLKSARKLAAVANKCLARQAKQRPKMSEVLQMLDEIVETADMLSPQPATKSSIPKHVSELSKRERLKRRFIDLINSDKRCLVWRTWRPKIVRTT; encoded by the exons ATGAAGTGTTTTCATTTCTCTGGTAATGAGAAGAATGATGAACCGAAAACTACAAAGTCTATTTCGGTTCGATCCTCTGAATCTGTTTCGATATCGACGGATCATGATATGAGGAGATCAGGGTCTGAGTTTAATTCTCAGAATGTCTCGGATTTTAGCACCGAATCCTCGACGAAGAACTCGTTTGCTGCTTTGTCTCAAAGGCAAAGTAATCTCAGAGAGTTCACATTCTTGGAATTGAAGGCTGCAACAAAGAATTTCAGCCGGTCCTTGATGATAGGAGAAGGCGGATTTGGCGGTGTGTATCGAGGTGTAATCCGCATCTCTGATGATTACCATAAGAAACTCGATATTGCCGTTAAACAACTCAGCAGAAGAGGATTGCAG GGGCACAAAGAATGGGTGACAGAAGTTAATGTTTTAGGGGTAGTCGAACACCAAAACCTTGTCAAACTGGTGGGTTACTGTGCTGAGGATGATGAAAGAGGGATACAGAGGCTACTGATATATGAATACATGCCGAACCGGAGCGTGCAGGATCACTTGTCAAGTCGATTTCAAGCAACGCTTCCTTGGGCCACAAGAATCAAAATCGCCCAGGATGCTGCTCGTGGCTTAACGTACCTCCATGAAGGAATGGATTTTCAG ATTATCTTCAGAGATTTCAAGTCTTCAAACATACTGTTGGATGAGCATTGGAACGCAAAGCTCTCGGATTTTGGGTTGGCCAGGCTAGGGCCTTCTGATGGATTAAGCCATGTTTCGACTGCG GTTGTAGGAACCATTGGATATGCAGCTCCTGAATACATTCAAACCGGGCGCCTCACGGCAAAAAGTGATGTGTGGAGCTATGGAGTTTTTCTTTACGAGCTCATAACAGGTAGGCGTCCCTTGGATCGGAATCGTCCCAAGGCTGAACAAAAACTCTTGGAATGGGTCAGGCCACACCTCTCTGATATGAAGAAGTTCAGGCTGATCTTGGACCCGAGGCTCGAAGGCAAGTATTCTCTCAAGTCTGCTCGTAAACTTGCAGCGGTAGCCAATAAATGCTTGGCTCGGCAGGCTAAACAACGCCCAAAAATGAGTGAAGTTCTACAGATGTTGGATGAAATTGTGGAAACTGCAGATATGCTAAGCCCTCAACCTGCTACGAAGAGTTCGATTCCAAAACATGTTTCAGAACTATCAAAAAGAGAGCGATTGAAAAGAAGGTTCATTGATCTGATAAACAGCGACAAAAGGTGCTTGGTTTGGCGAACATGGAGACCGAAGATTGTGAGAACTACATAA